From the genome of Mycobacterium kansasii ATCC 12478:
TGCGCCAGCCTCGTCCGCCGACTGGTGTTAGCGCCGGTCGGTGCCGCACACCTCGCCGCATCACCGACAATGGAAGGCGTGACAGGTTCGATCGCGACCGATTCGCCCGACTGCGGCGCCGCCCGCCGCCCTACCACCGTCTCCGCCGGGTCGCCGCAGCTGGTGATCTTCGATCTCGACGGGACCCTGACCGATTCGGCTCACGGGATCGTGGCGAGCTTCCGCCATGCGCTCGCCCACATCGGCGCCGCCGTCCCCGAGGGCGACCTGGCCGCCTGGATCGTCGGCCCGCCGATGGACGACACCTTTCGCGCGATGGAGCTCGGCGACCGTGTCGACGACGCGATCGCGGCTTTCCGGGCCGAATACGGCGCCCGCGGCTGGGCGATGAACACCGTGTTCGACGGGATAGCGCCGCTGCTGGGCGATCTGCGCGCCGCGGGCGTCCGGCTGGCGGTGGCCACCTGCAAGCTCGAGCCAACGGCGCGGCGCATTCTGGCGCACTTCGGGTTGGAGCAACATTTCGAGGTCATCGCCGGAGCCAGTGGCGACGGCTCCCGGAGTAACAAGACCGAGGTGCTGGGCCACGCGCTCGCCCAGCTGCGGCCGCTGCCCGAGCGGGTCCTCATGGTCGGCGACCGCAACCATGACGTCGAGGGCGCGGCAGCGCACGGCATCGACACCGTGGTGGTCGGTTGGGGCTACGGACAGGACGATTTCGGCCACGACACCGACGCCACCCTCGTCAGGCACGCCCGCACCATCGACGAGCTGCGGGAGGCGTTGGGTGTCTGATCCGCCAACCTTGCACGTCACCTTCGTGTGCACCGGCAACATCTGCCGTTCGCCGATGGCCGAGAAGATGTTCGCCCACCAACTCAGGGAGCGCGGGTTGGGAGATGCCGTGCGGGTGAGCAGTGCCGGCACCGGCGACTGGCATATCGGCAACGGGGTCGACGAGCGGGCCCGGCGGGTGCTGCGCGCCCACGGCTACCCCACCGAGCACCGCGCCGCGCAGGTCGATGCCGGGCATCTGGCGGCAGACCTGGTAATTGCCTTGGGCCGCAACCACGCTCGGCTGCTGCGCCAGCTCGGTGTCGAGGATGCGAGACTGCGCATGCTGCGCTCGTTCGACCCCCGGTCGAGTGCCCACGCCCTCGACGTCGACGATCCCTATTACGGCGGGCACGACGAATTCGAGCAAGTCTTCGCCGTCATCGAGGCCGCGCTGCCCGGCCTGCATGACTGGGTGGACGAGCGGCTGGCGCAGAACGGATCCCCCTGATGCCCAGACGGATTCCCAGCCTGGCGTTCCTGCTGCGGCCGGGATGGATAGCGCTGGCCCTGGTGGTGATCGCGTTCACCTACCTGTGTTTCACGGTGTTGGCCCCGTGGCAGCTGGGAAAGAACACCAAGACCTCCCGGGAGAACCGCCAGATCGACTACTCCCTGCACACACCCCCGGTGCCATTGCAAACCCTTTTGCCGCAACAGGATTCATCGGCCCCGGGTGCGCAGTGGCGCAGGGTGACGGCGACCGGGCACTACCTGCCGGACGCGCAGGTGTTGGCTCGGCTGCGGGTGGTCGACGGCGAGCAGGCGTTCGAGGTGCTGGCGCCATTCGCCGTCGACGACGGGCCGACCGTACTGGTCGACCGTGGTTACGTGCGGCCCGAGCCCGGCTCACACGTGCCGCCGATCCCCCGCCCGCCGGAGCAGACCGTGACCATCACGGCGCGACTGCGCGATTCCGAACCGACGGCTGTGGGCAAGGAGCCGTTCACCAGAGACGGTTTCCCGCAGGTGTATTCGATCAGCACTGCACAGGTTTCGACGTTGACCGGGGTTCCGCTGGCCGGGTCCTATCTGCAGTTGATCGAGGACCAGCCCGGCGGACTGGGCCCCATCGGGATACCGCATCTGGATGCCGGACCGTTTCTGTCCTACGGCATCCAGTGGATTACCTTCGGCATCCTGGCGCCGATCGGACTGGGCTATTTCGCCTACGCCGAGCTGCGGGCGCGCCGCCGCGAACGACGCGAGCCGCCGCCGGCGGACGAGCCGATGACGGTCGAGCAGAAGCTTGCCGACCGCTACGGCCGCCGGCGATAGAGCATCAACCCAACGCCCACCGCCGCCCCGGCCTGCACCGCGCGCGACAGCAGCACCGCCCGGCGCAGATCGGCGACCGTGGGCTGACGGCCGTCGCCGAGGGTGGGCCGGATCTGCAGCCCGTCGGGGTACCGGGTGGGCCCGCCGAGCCGCACGCCCAGCGCCCCGGCGAAGGCCGCCTCCACGACGCCGGCGTTGGGGCTGGGATGGTGCGCGGCGTCGCGGCGCCAGGCCCGGAGGGCGCCCAGCGGCGATCCGCCGGCCAGCGGAGCGCACAGCACCACCAGCATCGCGGTAGCGCGCGCCCCGGCATAGTTGGCTACATCATCCAATCGTGCTGCAGCCCAACCGAATCGGAGATACCTCGGCGAGCGGTAGCCGACCATCGAATCCAGCGTGTTGACCGCGCGGTATATCAGCACCGCGGGCGCGCCGCCGATCGTCGCCCACAGCAGCGGTGCCACCTCGGCGTCGGAGGTGTTCTCGGCCACCGACTCCAGCGCCGCGCGGGTCAAGCCGGGCAGGTCCAGCCCGCCGGGATCGCGCCCACACAACGACGGCAGCAGCCGTCGCGCCGCCTCGAGGTCGCCGCACTCCAGCAGCTCGGCCATCGCCCGGCCGGTGCGAGCCAACGACATCCCCCCCAGTGATACCCAGGTGGCCGTCGCCGTGGCCGCGACGGACCGCACCCTGCCCGGACCGCGCTGCAGCACCGCGCCCAGCAGGCCCACGGCACCGACCAACGCCCCGACGTGCGTCATCCCGGCGAGCTTGCTGTCGCGATAGCTGGTCTGCTCCAGCTTTGCGGCCAGCTGCCCGAACACTGCGACCGGATGACCCCGCTTCGGGTCGCCCAGGGCGAGGTCGGCCAGGTAGCCCACCAGGACGCCGGCGATCCGGGCCTGCCGCTTCGACGCAACCACCCCGGCAGCGTCTCATAGGTCCGCTTCGTCGCGGCCGGGCCGCCTAGAAGATCAACACGATGGCCAGCGCGACCACCACCACAACCAGCGCGGCCAATATCCACCAGGGCAGCGGAGCATGGTTTGACCTGCGCCCGGGGCGCGCCACCTGGGGACTCGTCGACGGGGCGACTCCCCATTTGCCCTTCGGTGACAGGTTGGGCGGGTCGGGAGGCGGAGGTGAAGGTTGACTGCTCACCTATGCACGGGTGCCCGCTTCCGCCCGGACCAAGCTGTGTACCGGGTAACAATCGTCGCCCGGGCGGCTACACCACCAAGACGGCGATCAGCGCAAGGACAATGACCAGCTGTGCCGCCAGCATCCACCACACCTCCCGGGCATGGCCGTACCCGCCCAGCGACGGCGCGATTGACAGCTTGGGCAGGTCAG
Proteins encoded in this window:
- a CDS encoding HAD hydrolase-like protein produces the protein MIFDLDGTLTDSAHGIVASFRHALAHIGAAVPEGDLAAWIVGPPMDDTFRAMELGDRVDDAIAAFRAEYGARGWAMNTVFDGIAPLLGDLRAAGVRLAVATCKLEPTARRILAHFGLEQHFEVIAGASGDGSRSNKTEVLGHALAQLRPLPERVLMVGDRNHDVEGAAAHGIDTVVVGWGYGQDDFGHDTDATLVRHARTIDELREALGV
- a CDS encoding low molecular weight protein-tyrosine-phosphatase, with amino-acid sequence MSDPPTLHVTFVCTGNICRSPMAEKMFAHQLRERGLGDAVRVSSAGTGDWHIGNGVDERARRVLRAHGYPTEHRAAQVDAGHLAADLVIALGRNHARLLRQLGVEDARLRMLRSFDPRSSAHALDVDDPYYGGHDEFEQVFAVIEAALPGLHDWVDERLAQNGSP
- a CDS encoding SURF1 family protein; translated protein: MPSLAFLLRPGWIALALVVIAFTYLCFTVLAPWQLGKNTKTSRENRQIDYSLHTPPVPLQTLLPQQDSSAPGAQWRRVTATGHYLPDAQVLARLRVVDGEQAFEVLAPFAVDDGPTVLVDRGYVRPEPGSHVPPIPRPPEQTVTITARLRDSEPTAVGKEPFTRDGFPQVYSISTAQVSTLTGVPLAGSYLQLIEDQPGGLGPIGIPHLDAGPFLSYGIQWITFGILAPIGLGYFAYAELRARRRERREPPPADEPMTVEQKLADRYGRRR
- a CDS encoding cobalamin biosynthesis protein; amino-acid sequence: MVASKRQARIAGVLVGYLADLALGDPKRGHPVAVFGQLAAKLEQTSYRDSKLAGMTHVGALVGAVGLLGAVLQRGPGRVRSVAATATATWVSLGGMSLARTGRAMAELLECGDLEAARRLLPSLCGRDPGGLDLPGLTRAALESVAENTSDAEVAPLLWATIGGAPAVLIYRAVNTLDSMVGYRSPRYLRFGWAAARLDDVANYAGARATAMLVVLCAPLAGGSPLGALRAWRRDAAHHPSPNAGVVEAAFAGALGVRLGGPTRYPDGLQIRPTLGDGRQPTVADLRRAVLLSRAVQAGAAVGVGLMLYRRRP